In Hwangdonia lutea, a single window of DNA contains:
- a CDS encoding thymidylate synthase, which translates to MLKFVNRAFQQCGYALLTMMAQNCGCQVDEFILIFGNTHIYKNHYQQLELQLSRDSRPLPQMILKPEVKDISTLLLMIFIW; encoded by the coding sequence GTGCTTAAGTTTGTTAACCGTGCCTTTCAACAATGCGGTTATGCCTTATTAACCATGATGGCTCAAAATTGTGGCTGTCAAGTTGACGAATTTATCCTTATCTTTGGTAATACACACATTTACAAAAATCATTATCAGCAATTAGAACTACAATTATCTCGTGACTCAAGACCGCTACCCCAAATGATTTTAAAACCTGAAGTTAAAGATATTTCGACTTTACTTTTAATGATTTTCATTTGGTAG
- a CDS encoding T9SS type A sorting domain-containing protein — MKKTLLITLSLLLMLAVVLIAKSNQTQEQTLVKIERKSINPTQQGKKKTLEERARYDEARNLYEYYRQVNPITGIISKADKNLELMNSKRSLLKKDIKSAKIPETTYSSRGPSNLGGRTRAVVVDRSDATGNTLIAGGVSGGVFRTTNGGTSWTKVSANDEIHNVTTIVQDPRSGFESTWYYGTGEGLGNSASKSGAFYFGQGIWQSTNGGLTWAQMPSTSSGSQEVFDNVFDIIFNLAVHPTTGELFAAVVGRIMRFDGFTWTTERDGSPSSTSDATDIAITSSGRVYAAFSGTHDASIEGVWTSSTGNSTTGIWSRINASDFTPTGRVVLALAPSNQDKLYTLFVNGTISDCDTTPAVEADLWMWDQSTTTYTNFSSKLPDEIGCSDGNDPFGVQGGYDLVVSVKPDDEDFVLIGGTNAYKIEDIVVDATFTRIGGYASAAGYASYSNHHADIHALVFSPFSSNVLFSGTDGGVHATADITAATVAWSSLNNNYQTYQFYHVSIDPDSGSDFVIGGAQDNGTTVGGTSIGASSTTSHIPLLSGDGVSVAIPNYAGCGISFFGGSQNGTLYRYCQNTSGYTEITPRMSTMPDVLYPSQFVTYYHVDPENTNAIYYASEGTLLRSTDGANVTQDTWTSLSDTNTAFGHADYFQAFSTTRGAYDAATSYLLMGGDEGHIYRLNDPQNAVNISTAIDITPPTATIGFPSIVTGLAIHPTNNDIVLATYSNYGTESIFLTTNATNATPTWTLVERNLSAHSIRSAAITEVAGQTLYFVGTARGLYSTSDPTTTDWAREAPTEIGYALVSSLSYRPSDNHLLVGTHGNGMFETVITDNPLNVKHVNNISNHMSLYPNPVENEINLKFAGNYGKVSNYMITNISGQSVLNGADLLSNKIDVTNLQTGIYFIKVKIGDKFGTKKFIKI, encoded by the coding sequence ATGAAAAAAACGTTACTAATTACATTATCACTTTTACTGATGCTTGCAGTTGTGCTGATTGCAAAGAGTAATCAAACGCAAGAACAGACCCTTGTTAAAATTGAGAGGAAATCAATTAATCCAACACAACAGGGAAAGAAAAAAACACTTGAAGAACGTGCTCGGTACGACGAAGCCCGTAATTTATACGAATATTACAGGCAAGTTAATCCCATTACAGGAATTATTTCGAAAGCGGATAAAAATCTTGAATTAATGAATTCGAAGCGTTCTTTATTAAAAAAAGATATAAAATCTGCGAAAATACCGGAAACCACTTATTCTAGCAGAGGGCCCAGTAATTTAGGTGGCAGAACCAGAGCTGTTGTTGTGGATAGAAGTGATGCTACAGGTAACACCCTTATTGCTGGTGGCGTTAGCGGTGGTGTTTTTAGAACAACCAACGGAGGCACAAGTTGGACAAAAGTATCTGCCAATGATGAGATACACAACGTAACAACCATCGTGCAAGACCCACGATCTGGTTTTGAAAGCACTTGGTATTATGGCACAGGCGAAGGTTTAGGCAATTCAGCTTCTAAAAGTGGCGCTTTTTACTTTGGACAAGGTATTTGGCAATCTACAAATGGTGGCCTTACTTGGGCACAAATGCCGTCTACATCATCAGGTTCCCAAGAAGTTTTTGACAATGTTTTCGATATAATTTTTAATTTAGCCGTACATCCAACTACGGGAGAGTTATTTGCCGCTGTTGTAGGTAGAATAATGAGATTTGACGGGTTTACTTGGACCACGGAAAGAGATGGATCACCATCAAGCACAAGCGATGCAACAGATATTGCTATTACTTCTAGTGGCAGGGTTTATGCCGCTTTTTCTGGAACACACGATGCTTCCATTGAAGGGGTTTGGACGTCTTCAACAGGGAATAGCACAACTGGAATTTGGTCGAGAATTAATGCATCAGATTTTACACCAACCGGAAGGGTTGTTTTGGCTTTAGCACCATCAAACCAAGATAAGTTATATACTTTATTTGTAAATGGTACTATCTCTGATTGCGATACAACCCCAGCTGTAGAAGCAGATTTATGGATGTGGGACCAATCTACAACAACCTACACCAATTTTTCCAGCAAACTGCCTGATGAGATAGGCTGTTCTGATGGGAATGACCCTTTTGGAGTACAAGGCGGTTATGATTTAGTGGTTAGTGTAAAACCTGATGATGAAGATTTTGTTTTAATAGGAGGCACAAACGCATACAAAATAGAAGATATTGTTGTAGATGCAACGTTTACACGTATTGGTGGTTATGCTTCTGCTGCAGGATATGCTTCGTACTCTAACCACCATGCAGACATTCATGCGCTAGTATTTAGCCCTTTTAGTAGCAATGTGCTTTTTTCGGGAACGGATGGCGGCGTACACGCAACGGCAGATATAACTGCAGCTACTGTTGCTTGGTCGTCACTTAACAACAACTATCAAACCTATCAATTTTATCATGTATCTATTGACCCTGATTCTGGCTCTGATTTTGTTATTGGAGGCGCACAAGATAACGGGACTACAGTTGGTGGCACATCAATAGGCGCCTCATCTACAACAAGCCACATTCCTTTACTTAGTGGCGATGGTGTTTCTGTGGCTATTCCAAATTACGCTGGTTGTGGTATTTCCTTTTTTGGTGGTTCTCAAAACGGCACCCTTTACAGATATTGCCAGAACACGAGTGGCTATACCGAGATTACACCGCGTATGTCAACAATGCCAGATGTTCTTTATCCCAGTCAGTTTGTCACCTATTATCATGTAGACCCAGAAAATACCAATGCTATTTATTATGCTTCTGAAGGCACGTTATTGCGTTCAACAGACGGTGCCAATGTAACACAGGATACCTGGACGAGTTTAAGCGATACAAATACCGCTTTTGGTCATGCCGATTATTTTCAAGCATTTTCTACAACAAGAGGTGCGTATGATGCCGCAACAAGTTATTTGTTAATGGGTGGCGATGAAGGCCATATTTACAGATTAAATGATCCGCAAAATGCTGTAAACATTTCAACGGCAATAGATATTACACCGCCAACCGCAACCATAGGATTTCCTTCAATTGTAACCGGTTTAGCTATTCATCCAACAAACAACGATATTGTTTTAGCCACCTATTCGAACTACGGAACTGAAAGTATTTTTTTAACCACAAACGCAACTAATGCAACTCCAACTTGGACTTTGGTTGAACGTAATTTATCTGCACATTCTATTAGGTCTGCTGCTATTACTGAAGTTGCTGGACAAACGCTTTACTTTGTTGGTACCGCCAGAGGATTATACAGTACATCAGACCCAACAACTACAGATTGGGCAAGGGAAGCACCAACAGAAATTGGCTATGCATTGGTAAGCTCTCTATCTTATAGACCATCAGACAATCATTTGTTAGTTGGAACACACGGAAATGGTATGTTCGAAACCGTAATTACCGATAATCCGCTTAATGTAAAGCATGTTAATAATATTAGTAACCATATGAGTTTATACCCTAACCCTGTAGAAAATGAGATAAATTTAAAGTTTGCAGGCAATTATGGCAAAGTTTCAAACTATATGATAACCAATATATCAGGTCAATCTGTTTTAAATGGAGCAGATCTTTTGAGCAATAAAATAGATGTTACTAATTTACAGACTGGTATATACTTTATTAAAGTAAAAATTGGCGATAAATTTGGGACTAAAAAGTTTATTAAAATATAA